From the Candidatus Nanopelagicales bacterium genome, the window CACTGTTGGTCGCGGGGCACCACCTCGACCATCGACTCGACCTCGTAGGCGAAGTCCAGCGTGCGGCCGGACACGTGCAGCTGCTCAAGTCTCGTCAAGCGCAGATCCGTACACATGACCCCTCCCGGTTCTCACGCCACGACGCGGTCGCGGCCAGTGCCTTTCGCCGAATACAGCGCCTGATCAGCCTTCGCGATGACTGCGTCAGCGTCATCACCCGGGGCCGCGAGGCCGACTCCGGCGCTCAGGGTGATGCACAACTGGACACCATCGATGTGATATCGGCCGCTTGACCGCGTCGAGCACGCACTGCGCGACCGCGGTGGCGGCTTCCACGCCAGTAGCAGGACTGCAGGAAGACCAGGAACTCGTCTCCGCCGATCCTGCCCACGACGGCGTCGTCAGGCGCGCAGCACTCGATGCGCCGAGCGACCTCCACCAGCAACGCATCGCCCATGGCA encodes:
- a CDS encoding diguanylate cyclase, whose protein sequence is MCITLSAGVGLAAPGDDADAVIAKADQALYSAKGTGRDRVVA